A window of Pyramidobacter piscolens W5455 genomic DNA:
CGGCGGCTGGGTACGCGACCGCCTGATCGGACGCCCCGCCGAAGACAGGGATTACGTCGTCTGCGGCCTCGACGCGGCAACGCTCGAGCGCGAATTCCAGGTCCGTGCCGTGGGGCGGCAGTTTCCCGTTTACCTGCTGGAAGTCGGCGGCCGCCTCAGCGAAGTGGCGCTGGCGCGCACCGAGCGCAAGACCGGGACGGGCTACCGCGGTTTCGAAGCGCGCTTCAGCCCCGACACGACCATCGAAGAAGATCTGTACCGCCGCGACACGCGCATGAACAGCATGGCCGTCCGCCTGCCCGGCGGCGAGCTGATCGACCCGTTCGGCGGGCGGGCGGACATCGAACGCAGAGTCATCAGCGCCACGTCGGAACATTTCCGCGACGATCCGGTCCGCGCGCTGCGCGCCGCCCGCCAGGCGGCCCAGCTGGGATTTTCCATCGCGCCCGGCACGGTCAGGCTGATGTCCGCTTGCCGCGAAGAGCTGGCGCTTGAACCGACCGAGCGCGTTTTCGCCGAGATGCGCAAGGCGCTCGCTTCCCCGCGCCCGGAACTTTTTTTCATCGCGCTGCGCGACGCCGGGATCCTCGACGCCGTTTTCCCCGAGCTGACTGCGCTTGACGGCGTGGAGCAGCCCGCGAAATATCACCGCGGCCTCGACGCCTTCGAGCACAGTTTGGAAGTTCTGCGCCGCACGGCCGCGCTGACGCCACGCGCGGCGACGCGCTTCGCCGCC
This region includes:
- a CDS encoding HD domain-containing protein; the encoded protein is MNENEFAARVAALGGQLYVVGGWVRDRLIGRPAEDRDYVVCGLDAATLEREFQVRAVGRQFPVYLLEVGGRLSEVALARTERKTGTGYRGFEARFSPDTTIEEDLYRRDTRMNSMAVRLPGGELIDPFGGRADIERRVISATSEHFRDDPVRALRAARQAAQLGFSIAPGTVRLMSACREELALEPTERVFAEMRKALASPRPELFFIALRDAGILDAVFPELTALDGVEQPAKYHRGLDAFEHSLEVLRRTAALTPRAATRFAALVHDLGKGLTPRQEWPHHIGHEERGLAALERLDRRMTLPRPWYHFARFVIANHMRLPRLRRPGAIVAVIGEMRHGGFDAAEVAAVIRADHGDLPDFLRRYDLYVAVLDEERARLEFPADLPPRERGRWLNARLAGALARNFAPARGEER